The following is a genomic window from Sebastes fasciatus isolate fSebFas1 chromosome 15, fSebFas1.pri, whole genome shotgun sequence.
AAGATGTTTGGATTTTCTGGAAATTCATTTAAATTTTGTGTTAAATTTGGATGTAAACTACATTAATCTTTCCTTATCAGTTGGATTTATAGTCTTAGTGAAGGGGGATGATTTCTTATTGTTTGTTAACTGGAATCACATATTGCACATACTCATATTCACCCAGAGTTGTCTGCTATCATTCAAAACCCAGACTTGATCCATACTGTTATGAATGACTGAGCTGACACCAGGAAATGTCAGATAcacttattacataaatatttaTTCATCAAAATCTTTTCGGACAGAATAAATAACATACAGGGCATGAAGGTACTATTTAAGATGTAAGTATTAAATATAgcttcaataaataataaaactaaattgaaGCTCTGTAACattacagtataaaatgtaaatttcaCCATGATGCACCGTACCAGATTAGCTTTAAGATAATTTGATTCTGTAGTCCCTTGGCAAAGTTATACAAAAAAGAACACACAATACAAATTACACACAATAGTACATCGCAAATGTATGCTTGTCAGATAAAAGCAAGTCATAAAGCCCATAAGATAGAATTCAAGGTCAGTGAGTACAGAGCTGAGCATCGTCAAGGTGTTTCACTCATTTGGGGCTTTCACAGAAAAAGCTGATTGGCCAAAGTGCGGCGAAATCGTATGGTACAATTTCATATAGAGAATATTCTTGAGGATCTAATAGAATTTACTGAGGGATCATACACAGGTCACTATAAATaactgtaataaataatatagtacaacattttataaaccaggcacaaatttgaaaatgataaaaaaattctcaaagctcagtgatttgtttttaaattgttctCCAGTAGCCTACAGTGATGACAATGCAGTGGCTTTTTGTCTAGAGTTTTTAGAGTTTGTATAAGGACTCAGGAGGTCACACTCACTTTCACTAGcatgcatacatatatatatatataaaatggttGTACTTTGTcgttttaaccattttttaaagTTCAAATTTGGATCCAGTATCAGGCCAAGATATTTTGAATCAGTGACTATGTTAATCCTTTCACCTTCAATCATCCACCATGTTCCCAAATTCCCTTTAAATCCCCTTGACTGCTTTACCTAAGACAGGGGTGAAAAACAAAACCTCCCTTTGACTTGACTCCTGTGGGCTTTAGTCTGGTAATAATTAGAATACAGTGAGCAGTGCAAAGAGTCCATAGAGCAGGGCACATGGGTAAGCCACCAATAGCTGCTGGCCTTCCATAGCCAGGGTGGAGATGAAGATCTTGGAGGCAGAGAGACTACACCAACAGATTCCTAACAAGGCCAGAAGTGTACCCGGGATGCCTCTGTGAAGACAAAAGAGGGATTTGAAGCATGAACGTCAACCTGACctgaatggtaaatggacttgtatttatacagtatagcgtttttctagtttcttacatgtcagcattcacacatacattcatacactgatggcagaggctgccatgcaaggagccaacctgcccatcagtatctaatctaaatactcattcacacaccaatggctcagccttcaggagcagtttgaGGTTCAGTAACTTGTttaaggacactttgacatttgactggagcagccggggattgatccaccgaccttccgattggtgaaAGACCTGCTCTACtatacctctgagccacagccaacCTGAACTGTGCATATATCCTGCATTTTAGTGTCATCTGACCGTTTTCTTTGTCTGTCCAAACTAAAACAGACCATTAACATGCTCATTGGCTTATTGATGAGGATGCTGGTGCTGGTGACAAAGTTGGTGGCTGATTGTTAAATGGTGGTGTCAGTGTTAGCAACGTGGAAGCAGTGCATTAAAGTGGGAGCAGCTATTTCAGGCGGCTGTGGTTATCGAAGTAAAAGTCCCATTAATTTTCCCATAGACAACGTTACATGACTCACAGTTGAGTCACTTCTACGGCATGAATTGGCATGAACCTCCCCCCAGATAAATCATCAGTCCAAAAGGTTAACAACTATGTTTGTCTATGTGTACATAGAAGTTAACTACGACTCCCAAGGTGTATTTTTGCAAGAAACATCCAATCTCTGAGCTTTATATTCTGTGACAGAAAGCTAAAGATACACGTACTAAAGTTTAAATCAATTCAGTTTCCAATTTCAAATTCTGGATGAATTCAGCGACTACAGCAGTTTAGATGTTTGAACTCTGAGCTGTACCTTTTACAGCAACTTAAAGATACtgtaagtgccttgctcaagagcACTTCAGCATGTCACCTTACAGATAGAAATCCTGATTCCACCAACTACTTTTTACGTCCTCATTCATGCTCAACATCTTTTGAGTTTTAACATCCAACAAGTCACAAACAGAAATAGTATAATAATACACAACCACTGAATGGACTTACTGCAAAGAGTAGAAGACAGCGACTGCAGAGAGGGCCACCATGGGCAGGAGGCAGTAGCCCAGGACGCTGGCCACACAGCCATAAGACACTGCCAGGGAACTCATCAGACTCAGCAGAATGTACATCCCAATACAGGCTGCAGCACTGATCCCATACACATAACCAAAGTGAGCTTTACCTGCCTGAATatatgagaataaagaaatAGACAGGCACTTGTTAAATCTCACTACTGTACATATCGTACAGCGATGAATGCTGAATAGGGTTCTTATAATGTAATAGCCACATACTTGGTTGAGATAGGCAGTGCCATGCTAGTAACTCACCATGATTAAAGTGACCCCCAGAGCAACGCAGAAGAGGATAGGACCTGTCAGATCAGTCTCATTCATAATGCTGCCGTCAGCAGGCTTAAAAGGGTTCAACACCGTCAGCGTCTTCTGCCAGATGTGATCGAAACTGATGCCGAGTTCTAGACGATGAACAGAAATGTTGTTTTCAGTGATTAGTTTGTTTCCCAGCTCAGGGACGCTGGAAGTCAATCAGAGTTGGGCGTGCTGAGAGAAAGTCAGTCTACATAATGATGTCATACTAAATGCTGAGcgacattcatgttttttgcTTAAATTTGAATGGCCATGATCAGTTATATTTAATAGTTATTAAACAGGGTTTTCAGAGGGCTTATAGGTGTTGTGCACCCATTGGGGAATAGGGAGTGGGGGGTTTGGGTGTTCTCCCCCACGAACATTTTCaggtttttgtcttaaaactatgatattttacatcattttggaccattattattattgctatatGTAATGCCCAAAACGCTTAAAGACCAAACTTGCTATAGTTGGaataattactttattaattACTCTTATCACTGCCTTCATCTGTAATTTTTACCCTTCTGGCAATGTTTGcactgtaaaatcatattctgacAATCAAAAGAGCAGTTTTATCATCGCGCATTAGTAGACAATCTTTGAACAAGCAATCTTGAACATCAACATACTATATGTCGACCAGCCACGGCAACTACACAGTCAACAACACGGATCTAATGCATGAGAcctgaggaagagggagaggaagggaggcagTGTATGGATGACCCATAACCAGATTATTATAGTTTATAATAATGCAGGAGAGTGACGATGCAGCCATTTCATACAGGAGACGAGTGAGGATTTACCGAGGTCCATATGAGACtgcattaaaatattttaataatatatgtatttttattttccattgcaGTTAAAcaataggcctacagaaaaaaacaggggTGCTGCAGCACCTTCAGCACCCCCACCTCCCACGCCGATGCCCCAGCTCTTTCCTGGGGTCAATACATCTGACCTCTATATGAATGGACAATTGTTAGCTTGGTTTCAACTAATACAACACAGGTAGTTATAATGAcccaaagaaaacataaatgtatGCAAATGCTGATTGATCTTACCCTCAAGAAGAGTaggttcttcttcttcatcatcccCAGAAAGCATCGCAGGTTGGTAGAACTGTCCAGCGTGCTGCTGCTCCACGGAAGGATCCAGAGCACTCGACGCAAAAGCCTGTGCTCCACTGAAAACAACAGTTGCAAgaaaaaatatagatataaaccCTCCCTGAAAGAGTATAGAAGTAGTAATGTCATAATAATCCTGTACGTGCC
Proteins encoded in this region:
- the LOC141783368 gene encoding protein YIPF7; this translates as MGDFQQFEQDFYHTGYYIDDQGHTVAYDDTYDSTSPAYYDSGAQAFASSALDPSVEQQHAGQFYQPAMLSGDDEEEEPTLLEELGISFDHIWQKTLTVLNPFKPADGSIMNETDLTGPILFCVALGVTLIMAGKAHFGYVYGISAAACIGMYILLSLMSSLAVSYGCVASVLGYCLLPMVALSAVAVFYSLQGIPGTLLALLGICWCSLSASKIFISTLAMEGQQLLVAYPCALLYGLFALLTVF